The proteins below are encoded in one region of Amycolatopsis magusensis:
- a CDS encoding MFS transporter, translating into MHESRIGAAPHTRWNGRLVGLVAVLVLVNFMVDTAITAPLLVLPEMLDYFGTDQAAWLNASAMLAGVMWAPLLGKSADVHGKRKVLVLTLLISCAGALVCAVAPTIWVFIPGRLLQGAAVAAMFLTVAIVRDVCAPRIAMVVVGIVTSGSAVLNIASRFLTEKLAAEFGFQILFLVSAVVAVTMAICVRKVIPESLIRTPGRIDVRGALLLGGGLAGVLSYVSLGSEFGWLAFGPLVLLVGGITAFARWFLVSSRKPDSLIDVRNLGAPLVLTLLVLVLSTGSYQSMLQLVPLIGDISADQRLGYGLAGQGTVALLLAAPGIGVMIGGPVAGALAARIGPASTLAGGVALGTVGTIGMFLGVSQFPAALFFAFLLGFTVGALGTSGFNMAGSLAPADRQGIVSSLVMVVIAIGSVVLNFVGAAVLKSTTVVANGETVNSGTGVFTYITIATTAFAIAAVLVVLLVRKSRVSPPTPSPASL; encoded by the coding sequence ATGCACGAGAGCAGGATCGGCGCCGCACCGCACACGAGGTGGAACGGACGGCTCGTCGGCCTGGTGGCCGTCCTCGTTCTGGTCAACTTCATGGTCGACACGGCCATCACCGCACCTCTGCTCGTCCTTCCGGAAATGCTCGACTACTTCGGCACCGACCAGGCGGCCTGGCTCAACGCCAGCGCGATGCTGGCGGGCGTCATGTGGGCGCCACTGCTCGGGAAGAGCGCCGACGTCCACGGCAAGCGCAAGGTGCTCGTGCTGACCCTGCTGATCAGCTGCGCGGGCGCGCTCGTCTGCGCGGTGGCTCCCACCATCTGGGTCTTCATCCCCGGGCGCCTGTTGCAGGGCGCGGCCGTGGCCGCCATGTTCCTCACCGTCGCGATCGTCCGCGACGTCTGCGCACCCCGGATCGCGATGGTCGTCGTCGGCATCGTGACCTCCGGGTCCGCGGTGCTCAACATCGCTTCCCGTTTCCTCACCGAGAAACTGGCCGCGGAGTTCGGCTTCCAGATCCTGTTCCTCGTCTCGGCCGTCGTCGCGGTCACGATGGCGATCTGCGTGCGCAAGGTCATTCCCGAATCCCTGATCAGGACACCGGGCCGGATCGACGTCAGGGGCGCCCTTCTCCTCGGCGGCGGCCTTGCCGGGGTGCTCAGTTACGTCAGCCTCGGCTCGGAGTTCGGCTGGCTCGCCTTCGGTCCCCTGGTTCTCCTCGTCGGAGGTATCACCGCGTTCGCCAGGTGGTTCCTCGTATCGAGCCGGAAGCCCGACTCCCTGATCGACGTCAGGAACCTCGGCGCGCCCCTGGTGCTCACGCTCCTCGTCCTCGTGCTCAGCACCGGTTCGTACCAGAGCATGCTCCAGCTCGTTCCCCTGATCGGTGACATCTCGGCGGATCAGCGACTCGGATACGGACTGGCGGGCCAGGGAACGGTGGCCCTGCTGCTCGCGGCGCCGGGAATCGGCGTGATGATCGGCGGTCCGGTGGCCGGAGCGCTCGCCGCCCGCATCGGACCGGCCTCGACCCTGGCCGGTGGAGTCGCGCTCGGCACGGTGGGCACCATCGGGATGTTCCTCGGTGTCTCCCAGTTCCCCGCCGCGCTCTTCTTCGCGTTCCTGCTGGGTTTCACGGTGGGCGCACTCGGCACCTCCGGCTTCAACATGGCGGGCAGCCTGGCGCCCGCCGACCGGCAGGGCATCGTCTCCAGCCTGGTCATGGTCGTCATCGCGATCGGATCGGTGGTGCTGAACTTCGTCGGCGCGGCGGTGCTCAAGTCGACCACCGTGGTCGCCAACGGCGAAACGGTGAACTCGGGAACGGGTGTTTTCACCTATATCACGATCGCTACCACGGCATTCGCGATCGCCGCGGTACTCGTTGTCCTGCTGGTGCGGAAGTCGCGCGTCAGCCCCCCAACGCCGTCTCCGGCGTCTCTCTGA
- a CDS encoding TetR/AcrR family transcriptional regulator, which produces MATPRATAQTPGRRLRAEAKQAAILDAAEALFVSDGYELTSVDAISARAGVSKRTVYDHFGDKQTLFRSVLGRTNDAVVASVGAAIDEELVDGRDIRDALLGFAQKVTTEMFPTSHYVTFRRLSSQVPVAPRLPEAARDEPERMLEERFAKFAADGRLQLTDPRRAMQHFIALTMRLALDVIDEDLAGTVGRPEILAILADGVDVFLRAYR; this is translated from the coding sequence ATGGCGACCCCGCGAGCGACCGCGCAGACACCAGGCAGGCGGCTGCGCGCCGAGGCCAAGCAAGCGGCCATCCTCGACGCGGCCGAGGCGCTGTTCGTCTCGGACGGGTACGAACTCACCAGCGTCGACGCGATCTCGGCGCGGGCCGGGGTGTCCAAACGCACCGTCTACGACCACTTCGGTGACAAGCAGACCCTCTTCCGATCCGTTCTCGGGCGCACCAACGACGCGGTGGTCGCGAGCGTGGGAGCGGCGATCGACGAGGAACTGGTCGACGGCAGGGATATCCGCGACGCCCTGCTCGGCTTCGCGCAGAAGGTGACGACGGAGATGTTCCCGACGTCGCACTACGTGACGTTCCGGCGGCTGAGTTCCCAGGTACCCGTGGCACCGCGTCTGCCGGAGGCGGCGCGCGATGAGCCCGAACGGATGCTGGAGGAGCGGTTCGCGAAGTTCGCCGCGGACGGGAGGCTCCAGCTGACCGATCCGCGCCGCGCCATGCAGCACTTCATCGCACTGACGATGCGACTGGCCCTCGATGTGATCGACGAGGACCTGGCAGGCACGGTGGGCAGGCCGGAGATCCTCGCGATCCTCGCCGACGGCGTGGACGTGTTCCTTCGCGCCTACCGCTGA
- a CDS encoding helix-turn-helix domain-containing protein, translated as MAPPARQRILAAADRLLRERGVSRLTTREIAQAADAAEGSLTKNFGGKLGLLTTLLSQELPELHAWRAAATPPGERPLRTVLVELIEQGIDFYAASLPLVAGAIADHDLFTRYQEVNAGNGTGPHLAIDGIADYLASCRQAGLLAPTADPYALALALCGAAQAQAYTEYLAGAEVLRGSRRERAEALAGTLLAGLTP; from the coding sequence ATGGCCCCTCCCGCCCGCCAGCGAATCCTCGCCGCCGCGGACCGGTTGCTGCGCGAGCGCGGCGTCTCCCGGCTGACCACGCGGGAGATCGCGCAAGCGGCGGACGCGGCCGAGGGCAGCCTGACCAAGAACTTCGGCGGGAAGCTCGGGCTGCTCACCACCCTGCTGTCGCAGGAGTTGCCCGAGTTGCACGCGTGGCGGGCCGCCGCCACCCCACCCGGCGAGCGTCCTCTGCGGACAGTGCTCGTCGAGCTCATCGAACAGGGGATCGACTTCTACGCGGCATCACTGCCCCTGGTCGCCGGTGCCATCGCCGACCACGACCTGTTCACTAGGTATCAGGAGGTGAACGCCGGTAACGGCACCGGCCCGCACCTGGCCATCGACGGTATCGCCGACTACCTGGCCTCCTGCCGGCAGGCAGGATTGCTCGCGCCCACCGCCGATCCCTATGCGCTGGCCCTGGCGCTGTGCGGAGCCGCCCAGGCCCAGGCATACACCGAGTACCTCGCCGGTGCGGAAGTGCTGCGCGGCTCCCGGCGGGAGCGGGCCGAGGCCTTGGCCGGGACGCTGCTCGCCGGCCTCACCCCCTGA
- a CDS encoding CU044_5270 family protein — protein sequence MDELQLLRELTEDVPRPSADRLAPARARLRAEIAQETAPSPVRRRMVWTAAVAVGVAAASVAVVGITGTTDSAPAPPAEVAAGPEQVLRAAAVAARAHPVAAPSDDQFIYTKMVRQGGITTETWASVDGTRDGLRIDEGRALEIGGCRDGKRKLEDGYDRCVPYRAYQPDLPADAAGMLAYLNEDTRGEGTGDNNVKAEAMTLLQDHLRAASRAAILEVLATMPGVIVRPGALDPIGRPAIGVDPVIGGFTGDEFFLDPADYHYLGRAGLGAVVTSGVVDEVGQLP from the coding sequence ATGGATGAACTGCAGTTGCTGCGGGAACTGACCGAAGACGTACCCCGCCCCTCCGCCGACCGGCTCGCGCCCGCACGCGCCCGCCTGCGGGCGGAGATCGCCCAGGAGACGGCGCCGAGTCCTGTGCGGCGCCGGATGGTGTGGACAGCAGCGGTCGCCGTCGGGGTCGCGGCCGCCAGCGTCGCCGTGGTCGGCATCACCGGGACGACCGATTCCGCCCCCGCACCGCCCGCGGAGGTGGCGGCCGGGCCGGAGCAGGTGCTACGAGCAGCGGCCGTCGCGGCCAGGGCCCACCCGGTCGCGGCGCCGAGCGACGACCAGTTCATCTACACCAAAATGGTGCGCCAAGGCGGAATCACCACCGAGACCTGGGCGTCCGTGGACGGCACACGTGACGGACTCCGGATTGACGAGGGCCGCGCGCTCGAGATCGGCGGATGCCGCGACGGCAAGCGAAAGCTCGAAGACGGGTACGACCGGTGCGTTCCGTACCGCGCCTACCAGCCCGATCTCCCCGCCGACGCCGCCGGCATGCTCGCCTACCTGAACGAAGACACCCGCGGGGAAGGAACCGGGGACAACAACGTCAAAGCCGAGGCGATGACCCTGCTCCAGGACCACCTCCGCGCGGCCTCGCGAGCCGCCATCCTCGAGGTACTCGCCACTATGCCCGGGGTGATCGTGCGCCCCGGGGCGCTGGACCCGATCGGCCGTCCCGCCATCGGGGTGGACCCGGTGATCGGCGGCTTCACCGGCGACGAGTTCTTCCTGGACCCGGCCGACTACCACTACCTGGGCCGCGCCGGCCTGGGAGCCGTGGTCACCTCGGGCGTGGTGGACGAAGTGGGCCAACTGCCCTGA
- a CDS encoding RNA polymerase sigma factor — protein MRGGSCGAYPLTTPGIATHLVAEQRRQEVRDHRLRSAILPDAPAACHADRVAAQVTAQALSGLLNQALAGLSPGDRDVLVLIAWEGLTYEEVARALDIPVSTVRSRLNRARRQVRAVLEVPQTTDSEGSYRHG, from the coding sequence GTGAGAGGTGGTTCATGCGGGGCGTACCCCCTGACGACGCCGGGCATCGCCACGCACCTGGTCGCCGAGCAGCGGCGACAGGAAGTCCGCGACCACCGACTGCGCTCCGCGATCCTGCCGGACGCCCCCGCGGCCTGCCACGCCGACCGAGTGGCCGCGCAAGTCACCGCCCAAGCGCTGAGCGGGCTGCTCAACCAGGCACTGGCCGGCCTCTCCCCCGGTGATCGCGACGTGCTGGTGCTGATCGCCTGGGAAGGACTGACCTACGAAGAGGTCGCGCGAGCGCTGGACATCCCGGTCAGCACGGTCCGCTCACGACTCAACCGCGCGCGACGGCAGGTCCGCGCCGTGCTCGAGGTTCCGCAGACCACCGATTCCGAGGGGAGCTACCGCCATGGATGA
- a CDS encoding DUF2690 domain-containing protein — protein MQRRLITTAGTAIAALAAVVGASAPVFAQTSEASPGPASPTCYGETCEGQNPISTNCTTGSVSLTSIVLLGAGARQFLVDLRFSSSCGTTWTRVTDINQPDCYYSLTAWHEGINNSTGAKTRTASVSSGDACSASTTTMSKAGKSTRACGHSSWEGLDHCTVWK, from the coding sequence ATGCAACGTAGGCTCATCACCACCGCCGGGACGGCGATCGCCGCGCTGGCCGCCGTGGTCGGCGCGAGCGCACCTGTCTTCGCGCAGACATCCGAAGCATCACCTGGCCCCGCCTCCCCGACCTGTTACGGGGAAACCTGTGAGGGCCAGAACCCGATTTCCACGAATTGCACGACCGGGTCGGTCTCGCTCACCAGTATCGTTCTGCTCGGGGCGGGGGCCAGACAGTTCCTCGTCGACCTCCGCTTTTCCTCGTCGTGCGGGACGACCTGGACCAGAGTGACCGACATCAACCAGCCGGATTGCTACTACTCCTTGACCGCCTGGCACGAAGGCATCAACAACAGCACCGGCGCCAAGACGCGTACCGCGTCCGTGAGCAGCGGGGACGCGTGTTCCGCGTCCACCACGACGATGAGCAAGGCGGGCAAGTCGACCCGGGCGTGCGGGCACAGCAGCTGGGAAGGGCTGGATCACTGCACCGTGTGGAAGTAG
- a CDS encoding golvesin C-terminal-like domain-containing protein: MGDATGFHVLVAEARTGYQWRTAASLSEPGFDTDAWIGNACVTASGDRAVVVYAPRTFTNKAVLAERGGFTAIVDLAGGPVRKLPVQTSLAYFNPGCGPTESALLTQGGSEDLTATRLLRLDTVSGELAAPIEVPGQLTSAVPTTEGIVAADSSAVVRVDPEGKRTVVAPAKGVPYRLAADADGGVVYAQAEDQHKATVRRVDLKAGNAVTTLADGGRTEVSVRSGRGGRVFVTGAGAARAATPSVTLVGVPKDATMSLSGELAVTSVLRAQDPDTRVAPADPTAAQRIDISATALATNKSFTASVTPAGGGENGGAASPVLGQVSATAGNPNDPADGDQRSCSVARNDPRNQAMQPKPRQVEWAVNQAVRNALTVQRPANWKNLGMPAYTPQGLFPPTTLNGGGYVPAQILLGIATQESNTWQAAKFAVPGVTANPLIGNYFGIDYYNDVEGDDWTIRWDKADCGYGVMQVTDGMRLAGKERPGETALPYDQQRAIALDFTANIARGLRMLQDKWNQTRAAGLTINNGSADRLENWFFAVWAYNSGFHPNPGNGGPWGVGWLNNPVNPHYPGDRKPFMEESYADAAHPEDWPYPEKVLGFAGHPIELIESPGTLVHAFRPAWWLTANDRYNVKPPKAQFCDSSNQCVPGGQFPPQADEVLGEPAGPCAHKNSAGLYDLKCWYHQNSTWKADCQDTCGRELLRFDPGYAYQDDATNYPPVCSLSGLPAGALVVDNLPQNVPSIRPGCTKPPSSGTFGLTFGQAANGNYPGKIDVHQIGAAYGGQFWMSNTHDSAEREAVGTWTLNQARTGPMKIMAHLPDPGARTRLAEYKVNAQGGERKRLIDQSAGSGNRWVSIGTFMFNGTQPRVSLSNRAADGDSTVRIAWDAVAFIPVTGQYHEEAVEAAAVYDEDQKIDTAAPASWVAGPIASGATLHQWGRDSANGILAATDLGSATRQTISRWKQQVEAAGPDPVNHPDGNSAGTWIGFAQPYTDRPTSNQRPASFDDVNRLKIRTKATISFVTGDDARIIPGTEFAEYEHRTGNSHLPPFLVELFGSLEQDYGITRPDLSYRMVDLHVHDGAWRSADPSRDGKLPGRAYAEGRRAPELTDASGAAAPNNASCVRAQTTGGGSTGYRPILSQSGPVNAATAWRDRIKGDGRLPTALKDLADDVWELFFNAGAMSGVSAALFNDAPPIWQELNFLACVDGTVRKPDAWTPILRTSWMPDNYLYHRGLAIDRDGARTGSAAPVLRGDWFNFTKFPTTSDTAYGPCRGIGLHERAGNPWEIAPMVPTDPGANPPFARFCSNA; this comes from the coding sequence ATGGGCGACGCCACCGGCTTCCACGTGCTGGTGGCCGAAGCCCGAACGGGCTACCAGTGGCGAACGGCGGCGTCGCTGTCGGAGCCGGGGTTCGACACCGACGCGTGGATCGGCAACGCGTGTGTGACGGCGTCGGGGGACCGGGCCGTGGTGGTCTACGCGCCGCGGACCTTCACCAACAAGGCCGTGCTGGCCGAGCGCGGTGGCTTCACCGCGATCGTGGACCTGGCCGGTGGACCGGTGCGCAAGCTGCCGGTGCAGACGAGCCTGGCGTACTTCAACCCCGGCTGCGGTCCCACCGAATCGGCGCTGCTGACCCAGGGCGGTAGCGAGGACCTGACCGCGACCAGGTTGCTGCGGCTGGACACCGTCTCCGGGGAACTGGCCGCACCGATCGAAGTGCCGGGACAGCTGACCTCGGCGGTGCCGACCACGGAAGGCATCGTGGCCGCCGATTCCAGCGCCGTGGTGCGCGTGGACCCAGAGGGCAAGCGGACCGTGGTGGCCCCGGCGAAGGGCGTGCCCTACCGGCTGGCTGCCGACGCCGACGGGGGCGTTGTCTATGCGCAGGCCGAGGACCAGCACAAAGCCACCGTGCGCCGGGTGGACCTGAAGGCGGGCAACGCGGTCACCACCCTGGCGGACGGGGGCCGCACCGAGGTGAGCGTGAGGTCGGGCCGTGGGGGTCGGGTGTTCGTGACCGGTGCCGGAGCCGCCCGGGCGGCCACTCCCTCGGTCACGCTCGTCGGCGTCCCCAAGGACGCGACGATGTCGCTGTCCGGGGAACTCGCGGTCACCTCGGTGCTGCGCGCCCAGGACCCGGACACCCGGGTGGCGCCGGCCGACCCCACCGCGGCGCAGCGGATCGACATCTCGGCCACCGCGCTGGCGACGAACAAATCGTTCACCGCGTCGGTGACCCCCGCCGGGGGTGGCGAGAACGGCGGCGCGGCGAGTCCGGTACTCGGCCAGGTCTCGGCCACCGCCGGGAACCCGAACGACCCAGCCGACGGCGACCAGCGCTCCTGCTCGGTGGCCAGGAACGATCCGCGCAACCAGGCCATGCAGCCGAAGCCACGCCAGGTCGAGTGGGCGGTCAACCAGGCCGTGCGCAACGCGCTCACCGTTCAGCGTCCGGCCAATTGGAAGAACCTGGGCATGCCCGCCTACACCCCGCAGGGCCTGTTCCCGCCGACCACGCTGAACGGCGGCGGCTACGTGCCCGCGCAGATCCTGCTCGGCATCGCCACCCAGGAGTCGAACACCTGGCAAGCGGCGAAGTTCGCGGTGCCGGGGGTGACCGCGAACCCGTTGATCGGCAACTACTTCGGCATCGACTACTACAACGACGTCGAGGGCGACGACTGGACGATCCGCTGGGACAAGGCCGACTGCGGTTACGGCGTCATGCAGGTCACCGACGGCATGCGCCTGGCGGGCAAGGAACGGCCAGGGGAGACCGCGCTGCCGTATGACCAGCAGCGGGCGATCGCACTGGACTTCACCGCCAACATCGCGCGCGGCCTGCGGATGCTGCAGGACAAGTGGAACCAGACCCGTGCGGCCGGGCTGACCATCAACAACGGCAGCGCGGACCGGCTGGAAAACTGGTTCTTCGCGGTGTGGGCCTACAACTCCGGCTTCCACCCGAACCCGGGCAACGGCGGCCCGTGGGGTGTGGGCTGGCTCAACAACCCGGTGAACCCGCACTACCCGGGTGACCGCAAGCCGTTCATGGAGGAGTCCTACGCCGACGCCGCGCACCCGGAGGACTGGCCGTACCCGGAGAAGGTGCTCGGGTTCGCGGGACACCCGATCGAGCTGATCGAAAGCCCCGGCACCCTGGTGCACGCCTTCCGCCCCGCGTGGTGGCTCACGGCCAACGACCGGTACAACGTCAAACCGCCGAAGGCCCAGTTCTGCGACAGCAGCAACCAGTGCGTGCCTGGCGGGCAGTTCCCGCCCCAGGCCGACGAGGTGCTGGGCGAACCGGCCGGGCCGTGCGCGCACAAGAACAGCGCGGGACTGTACGACCTGAAGTGCTGGTACCACCAGAATTCCACGTGGAAGGCCGACTGCCAGGACACCTGCGGCCGGGAACTGCTGCGGTTCGACCCCGGCTACGCCTACCAGGACGACGCCACGAACTACCCGCCGGTCTGCTCGCTGTCCGGGCTGCCCGCCGGCGCGCTCGTGGTGGACAACCTGCCGCAGAACGTGCCGTCGATCCGGCCCGGCTGCACCAAGCCGCCCAGTTCGGGCACGTTCGGACTCACCTTCGGGCAAGCCGCCAACGGCAACTACCCCGGCAAGATCGACGTGCACCAGATCGGGGCGGCCTACGGCGGGCAGTTCTGGATGAGCAACACCCACGACTCCGCCGAGCGGGAAGCGGTGGGCACGTGGACGCTGAACCAGGCCCGCACCGGCCCGATGAAGATCATGGCGCACCTCCCCGACCCGGGGGCGCGCACCCGGCTCGCCGAGTACAAGGTCAACGCCCAGGGCGGTGAGCGCAAGCGGCTGATCGACCAGTCGGCGGGCAGCGGGAACCGCTGGGTGAGCATCGGGACCTTCATGTTCAACGGCACCCAGCCGAGGGTGAGCCTGAGCAACCGCGCCGCCGACGGGGACAGCACGGTCCGGATCGCCTGGGACGCGGTCGCGTTCATCCCGGTCACCGGTCAGTACCACGAGGAGGCGGTCGAGGCGGCCGCGGTCTACGACGAGGACCAGAAAATCGACACCGCCGCGCCCGCCTCGTGGGTGGCCGGGCCGATCGCCAGCGGCGCCACGCTGCACCAGTGGGGCCGCGACTCCGCCAACGGCATCCTGGCCGCGACCGATCTCGGCTCGGCGACGAGGCAGACGATCAGCCGGTGGAAACAGCAGGTGGAGGCGGCGGGACCGGATCCGGTCAACCATCCGGACGGCAACAGCGCCGGGACCTGGATCGGGTTCGCCCAGCCCTACACCGACCGGCCGACGAGCAACCAGCGGCCCGCCTCGTTCGACGACGTGAACCGGCTGAAGATCCGGACCAAGGCGACCATCTCGTTCGTCACCGGGGACGACGCCAGGATCATTCCCGGCACCGAGTTCGCCGAGTACGAGCACCGCACCGGCAACTCGCACCTGCCGCCGTTCCTGGTGGAGTTGTTCGGCTCGCTCGAGCAGGACTACGGGATCACCCGGCCGGATCTGAGCTATCGGATGGTCGACCTGCACGTGCACGACGGGGCGTGGCGCTCGGCCGACCCGAGCCGAGACGGCAAGCTGCCCGGGCGTGCCTACGCCGAGGGCAGGCGGGCGCCCGAACTGACCGACGCCTCCGGGGCGGCTGCGCCGAACAACGCCTCGTGCGTGCGGGCGCAGACGACCGGCGGCGGATCGACCGGGTACCGGCCGATCCTGAGCCAGTCCGGTCCGGTGAACGCCGCGACCGCCTGGCGCGACCGCATCAAGGGCGACGGGCGGCTGCCCACCGCGCTCAAGGACCTGGCCGATGACGTCTGGGAGCTGTTCTTCAACGCCGGGGCGATGTCCGGGGTGAGTGCGGCGCTGTTCAACGACGCCCCGCCGATCTGGCAGGAACTCAACTTCCTGGCCTGCGTGGACGGCACCGTGCGGAAGCCGGACGCGTGGACCCCGATCCTGCGGACCAGCTGGATGCCGGACAACTACCTCTACCACCGGGGTCTGGCGATCGACCGGGACGGGGCGCGCACCGGCAGTGCGGCGCCTGTGCTGCGGGGTGACTGGTTCAACTTCACCAAGTTCCCCACCACCTCGGACACCGCCTACGGGCCGTGCCGCGGCATCGGCCTGCACGAGCGGGCGGGCAATCCGTGGGAAATCGCCCCGATGGTGCCGACCGATCCGGGGGCGAACCCGCCATTCGCGCGATTCTGTTCGAACGCCTGA
- a CDS encoding ATP-binding protein, with protein sequence MSSPVGEPALAALLRGWRDRALLTQEQLAARTGLNVRSVRRLEAGELVRPRSASVRALADALGLDDTERASLTRAVSGTSPVRRTGTVPRQLPAPVSTFVGRSRELALLTEPSPEGAMVVTAIDGMAGAGKTSLAVHAAHRLSSRFPDGDLFADLRGHAHGTTAVDPADLLARLLAVLGVDGDSIPAHLDDRSALYRSLLADRRMLVVLDNAADEAQVRPLLPGSGGCRVFVTSRRRLVGLDGVTTVSVGVMPTPDAIALFTAAAGGERVEGASPEALAELAGRCGALPLALRLAAARLRAHPSWTVPHLLRRLDAGHRTLTELRGGQQSVLSALELSYQDLNAAQSRAYRLLGLHPGAHVTPAAATALLGTSVAAASAVLDELLEVHLLEEPVPGRFAFHDLIRVHAAEAAEREEADVVRRTALDRLLEHYGRTASAVMDHLYPYEADMRPQLPHATAETPEDAAGWLDAELPNLLPLARAAAEHDFAAHTRHLAGTLHRCLRTRGRYSEAEGLHERALSTARAAGDRLGEVEALLGLGELDSLRGHHEAAAEKAARAVSLARAIEHRPGELRALISLGFVKLELMELKEAADHYAEALDLARALTHRTGELDALIGASHVERVLGKDDRAVEHLTSALDLARATGHHTSEARALNGLGYVHLKRDEPGPATDRFTRALELARDTGYRVGELSSLAALGDLHHLAGRHQQARECFQDIADLAGQIGNRNWQFEAIHSLGRLQYDAGNFPEALDHHAQALALATDLDQPSDQARAHDGLACAHHALTRHEQARHHWSQALDILTALGVEETDERGVDVRSLQARLTG encoded by the coding sequence ATGTCGTCACCAGTGGGGGAACCGGCACTGGCGGCGCTGTTGCGCGGCTGGCGCGACCGGGCGCTGCTGACCCAGGAGCAACTGGCCGCGCGGACCGGGCTCAACGTCCGGAGCGTGCGGCGCCTGGAAGCCGGGGAACTGGTCCGGCCGCGCAGTGCCTCGGTGCGGGCGCTGGCGGACGCCCTCGGGCTCGACGACACCGAACGCGCGAGCTTGACCCGGGCCGTTTCCGGAACCTCGCCTGTCCGGCGGACGGGCACGGTGCCGAGACAATTGCCCGCCCCCGTCAGCACGTTCGTGGGACGCTCGCGGGAATTGGCTCTGCTGACCGAGCCCAGCCCCGAGGGCGCCATGGTGGTCACGGCCATCGACGGCATGGCGGGAGCCGGCAAGACTTCGCTGGCCGTGCACGCGGCGCACCGGCTGTCCTCGCGCTTCCCCGACGGCGATCTGTTCGCCGACCTGCGTGGTCACGCGCACGGCACGACCGCGGTGGACCCGGCCGACCTCCTCGCCCGCCTGCTGGCGGTCCTGGGCGTGGACGGCGACTCGATCCCGGCGCACCTCGACGACCGCTCGGCGCTCTACCGCAGCCTGCTCGCCGACCGCCGGATGCTGGTGGTGCTCGACAACGCCGCCGACGAGGCGCAGGTCCGGCCGTTGCTGCCCGGCTCGGGCGGTTGCCGCGTGTTCGTCACGAGCCGACGGCGGCTGGTCGGCCTGGACGGGGTGACCACGGTGTCGGTCGGGGTGATGCCGACCCCGGACGCGATCGCGTTGTTCACCGCGGCCGCCGGCGGTGAACGCGTCGAGGGCGCCTCGCCGGAAGCGCTGGCGGAACTGGCCGGCCGCTGCGGGGCGCTGCCGCTGGCCCTGCGCCTGGCCGCGGCCCGGTTACGGGCCCACCCGTCCTGGACGGTGCCCCACCTGCTGCGGCGCCTCGACGCCGGGCACCGCACGCTGACCGAGCTGCGCGGCGGACAGCAGAGCGTGCTCAGCGCCCTCGAACTGTCCTATCAGGACCTCAACGCCGCGCAGTCGCGTGCGTACCGCCTGCTCGGCCTGCACCCGGGCGCGCACGTCACGCCGGCGGCGGCGACGGCACTGCTCGGCACTTCGGTCGCCGCCGCGTCGGCGGTGCTCGACGAACTGCTGGAAGTGCACCTGCTTGAGGAACCCGTGCCCGGCCGGTTCGCCTTCCACGACCTGATCCGCGTGCACGCCGCCGAAGCGGCCGAGCGCGAGGAGGCCGACGTCGTCCGGCGAACCGCCCTGGATCGCCTGCTCGAGCACTACGGCCGGACCGCGTCGGCGGTGATGGACCACCTGTACCCCTACGAGGCCGACATGCGGCCGCAACTGCCCCACGCCACGGCGGAGACACCGGAGGACGCGGCCGGGTGGCTGGACGCCGAACTGCCCAACCTGCTCCCGCTCGCCCGAGCCGCGGCCGAGCACGACTTCGCCGCCCACACCCGGCACCTGGCGGGCACCTTGCACCGCTGCCTGCGCACCCGGGGTCGCTACTCCGAAGCCGAAGGGCTGCACGAGCGGGCGCTGTCCACCGCACGCGCCGCCGGGGACCGCCTGGGCGAGGTGGAAGCCCTGCTCGGTCTCGGTGAACTCGACAGCCTTCGCGGGCACCACGAAGCCGCCGCTGAGAAAGCTGCTCGCGCCGTGAGCCTGGCCCGCGCCATCGAACACCGGCCAGGTGAGCTGCGGGCCCTGATCAGCCTCGGGTTCGTGAAGCTGGAGTTGATGGAGCTCAAGGAGGCGGCCGACCACTACGCGGAGGCGCTGGACCTCGCCCGCGCACTCACGCACCGCACCGGTGAGCTGGACGCCCTCATCGGCGCGAGCCACGTCGAGCGGGTACTCGGCAAGGATGACCGGGCCGTCGAGCATCTGACCTCGGCGCTGGACCTAGCACGCGCGACGGGCCACCACACCAGCGAAGCGCGGGCGCTCAACGGCCTCGGGTACGTCCACCTCAAACGGGACGAGCCAGGCCCGGCGACCGATCGGTTCACGCGGGCGCTGGAGTTGGCTCGCGACACCGGGTACCGCGTGGGCGAACTCAGCAGCCTCGCCGCACTCGGCGATCTGCACCACCTGGCAGGGCGACACCAGCAGGCACGTGAGTGTTTCCAGGACATCGCCGACCTGGCCGGTCAGATCGGCAACCGGAACTGGCAGTTCGAGGCCATCCACAGCCTGGGCAGGCTCCAGTACGACGCCGGGAATTTCCCCGAGGCCCTCGATCACCACGCCCAGGCGCTGGCGCTGGCCACCGACCTGGACCAGCCGAGCGACCAGGCTCGCGCCCACGACGGGCTGGCCTGTGCCCACCACGCGCTCACCCGGCACGAGCAAGCCCGGCACCACTGGAGCCAAGCCCTGGACATCCTCACCGCGCTCGGCGTCGAGGAAACCGACGAGCGCGGTGTGGACGTCCGGAGCCTCCAGGCACGCCTGACCGGCTAG